Proteins from a single region of Psilocybe cubensis strain MGC-MH-2018 chromosome 3, whole genome shotgun sequence:
- a CDS encoding Cutinase encodes MFKSALLLILAAASVHAAPTAAEACADVTVIFARGTGETPPIGTIVGPPFEGALQAALGSRSLSFQGVNYPANVAGFLEGGDPNGAATMAQDISSTASSCPNTKIVVSGYSQGGQLVHLAAKQLSSAVQSRVNAIVIFGDPDNGQPFPGNLNAVEKTFCAVGDDICAGGDVILPAHLSYGADAGAAASFVVSKL; translated from the exons ATGTTCAAGTCAGCTCTTCTTCTTATACTCGCAGCAGCATCAGTACACGCCGCGCCTACCGCTGCCGAGGCGTGCGCAGATGTTACAGTGATTTTTGCTCGAGGCACTGGTGAAACCCCACCCATCGGGACCATCGTGGGCCCACCATTCGAAGGAGCACTGCAAGCAGCTCTTGGATCCAGAAGCCTGAGTTTCCAAGGTGTCAACTACCCTGCTAACGTCGCAGGTTTCCTCGAAGGTGGTGATCCAAATGGCGCCGCCACTATGGCTCAAGATATCTCCTCAACTGCAAGCTCTTGCCCAAACACAAAAATCGTGGTTTCGGGTTATAG TCAAGGAGGTCAATTGGTCCACCTTGCCGCCAAACAGCTTTCCTCTGCGGTTCAAAGCCGAGTGAACGCAATCGTCATTTTCGGTGACCCAGACAATGGGCAACCGTTCCCCGGTAATCTCAACGCAGTCGAGAAGACTTTCTGCGCAGTTGGAGACGACATTTGCGCTGGAGGAGATGTTATTCTACCAGCACATTTGAGCTACGGAGCG GacgctggtgctgctgctagCTTCGTCGTTTCGAAACTCTAA